Proteins from a genomic interval of Streptomyces sp. NBC_01445:
- the gyrB gene encoding DNA topoisomerase (ATP-hydrolyzing) subunit B — protein sequence MLCQKGRFVADSGNPNENIPSTAADAVGQAPAEASQSSGEVTSAYDASAITVLEGLDAVRKRPGMYIGSTGERGLHHLVQEVVDNSVDEALAGHADTIDVTILHDGGVRVVDNGRGIPVGIVPSEGKPALEVVLTVLHAGGKFGGGGYAVSGGLHGVGVSVVNALSMKVAVEVKTDGHRWTQDYKLGVPTAPLVQHEATDEHGTSVTFWADPDIFETTEYSFETLSRRFQEMAFLNKGLRIKLTDERESAKAVAGADEAGADEKPEVKAVEYHYEGGIVDFVKYLNSRKGDVVHPSVIDLEAEDKDKLLSLEVAMQWNSSYTEGVYSFANIIHTHEGGTHEEGFRAALTSLINKYARDKKLLREKDDNLTGDDIREGLTAIISVKLSEPQFEGQTKTKLGNTEVKTFVQKVVYEHLNDWLDRNPVEAADIIRKGIQAATARVAARKARDLTRRKGLLESASLPGKLSDCQSNDPTKCEIFIVEGDSAGGSAKSGRNPQYQAILPIRGKILNVEKARIDKILQNQEIQALISAFGTGVHEDFDIEKLRYHKIILMADADVDGQHINTLLLTFLFRFLRPLVEAGYVFLSRPPLYKIKWGREDFEYAYSDRERDALTELGRQQGKRIREDSIQRFKGLGEMNAEELRITTMDIEHRVLGQVTLDDAAQADDLFSVLMGEDVEARRSFIQRNAKDVRFLDI from the coding sequence GTGCTGTGCCAGAAAGGGCGCTTCGTGGCCGATTCCGGCAACCCCAACGAGAACATCCCGTCCACTGCCGCCGACGCCGTCGGCCAGGCCCCGGCGGAGGCCAGTCAGTCCTCCGGCGAGGTGACCTCGGCCTACGACGCCAGCGCCATCACAGTCCTCGAGGGTCTGGACGCGGTCCGCAAGCGGCCCGGCATGTACATCGGCTCGACCGGTGAGCGCGGCCTGCACCACCTGGTGCAGGAGGTCGTCGACAACTCCGTCGACGAGGCGCTGGCGGGCCACGCGGACACGATCGACGTGACGATCCTGCACGACGGTGGTGTGCGCGTCGTGGACAACGGCCGCGGCATCCCGGTGGGCATCGTCCCGTCCGAGGGCAAGCCCGCCCTCGAGGTCGTGCTGACCGTGCTGCACGCGGGCGGCAAGTTCGGCGGCGGCGGCTACGCGGTCTCCGGCGGTTTGCACGGCGTGGGCGTCTCCGTCGTCAACGCGCTGTCCATGAAGGTCGCCGTCGAGGTCAAGACCGACGGCCACCGCTGGACCCAGGACTACAAGCTGGGCGTCCCCACGGCCCCGCTCGTGCAGCACGAGGCCACGGACGAGCACGGCACGTCGGTCACCTTCTGGGCCGACCCGGACATCTTCGAGACCACCGAGTACTCCTTCGAGACGCTGTCGCGGCGCTTCCAGGAGATGGCGTTCCTCAACAAGGGTTTGAGGATCAAACTCACCGACGAGCGTGAGTCGGCGAAGGCCGTCGCCGGGGCGGACGAGGCGGGCGCCGACGAGAAGCCCGAGGTCAAGGCCGTCGAGTACCACTACGAGGGCGGCATCGTCGACTTCGTGAAGTACCTCAACTCCCGCAAGGGAGACGTGGTGCACCCCTCCGTCATCGACCTGGAGGCCGAGGACAAGGACAAGCTCCTGTCCCTCGAGGTCGCGATGCAGTGGAACAGCAGCTACACCGAGGGCGTGTACTCCTTCGCCAACATCATCCACACGCACGAGGGCGGCACCCACGAAGAGGGCTTCCGCGCCGCGCTGACCTCGCTGATCAACAAGTACGCGCGCGACAAGAAGCTGCTTCGCGAGAAGGACGACAACCTCACGGGTGACGACATCCGCGAGGGTCTGACGGCGATCATCTCGGTGAAGCTGAGCGAGCCGCAGTTCGAGGGCCAGACCAAGACCAAGCTGGGCAACACCGAGGTGAAGACCTTCGTCCAGAAGGTGGTCTACGAGCACCTGAACGACTGGCTGGACCGTAACCCCGTCGAGGCCGCGGACATCATCCGCAAGGGCATCCAGGCTGCCACCGCGCGCGTGGCGGCCCGCAAGGCCCGCGACCTCACCCGCCGCAAGGGCCTGCTGGAGTCGGCGTCCCTGCCGGGCAAGCTCTCCGACTGCCAGTCGAACGATCCCACCAAGTGCGAGATCTTCATCGTCGAGGGTGACTCCGCCGGCGGCTCGGCCAAGTCCGGCCGTAACCCGCAGTACCAGGCCATCCTGCCCATCCGAGGCAAGATCCTGAATGTCGAGAAGGCGCGGATCGACAAGATCCTGCAGAACCAGGAGATCCAGGCGCTGATCTCCGCCTTCGGCACCGGAGTCCACGAGGACTTCGACATCGAGAAGCTCCGCTATCACAAGATCATTCTGATGGCGGACGCCGACGTCGACGGTCAGCACATCAACACCCTGCTGCTGACCTTCCTGTTCCGCTTCCTGCGGCCCCTCGTCGAGGCCGGCTACGTGTTCCTCTCGCGCCCGCCGCTCTACAAGATCAAGTGGGGTCGTGAGGACTTCGAGTACGCGTACTCGGACCGTGAGCGCGACGCCCTGACGGAGCTCGGCCGCCAGCAGGGCAAGCGGATCCGTGAGGACTCGATCCAGCGCTTCAAGGGTCTCGGCGAGATGAACGCCGAGGAGCTGCGCATCACCACGATGGACATCGAGCACCGCGTGCTCGGCCAGGTCACCCTCGACGACGCAGCCCAGGCGGACGACCTGTTCTCCGTCCTGATGGGCGAGGACGTCGAGGCACGCCGCTCGTTCATCCAGCGCAACGCCAAGGACGTCCGCTTCCTCGACATCTGA
- the recF gene encoding DNA replication/repair protein RecF (All proteins in this family for which functions are known are DNA-binding proteins that assist the filamentation of RecA onto DNA for the initiation of recombination or recombinational repair.), protein MHVTHLSLADFRSYARVEVPLDPGVTAFVGPNGQGKTNLVEAVGYLATLGSHRVSSDAPLVRMGAERAVIRAAVRQGERQQLIELELNPGKANRARINRSSQVRPRDVLGIVRTVLFAPEDLALVKGDPGERRRFLDELITARSPRMAGVRSDYDRVLKQRNTLLKSAALARRHGGRSMDLSTLDVWDQHLARVGAELLAQRFDLIATLQPLADKAYEQLAPGGGPLALDYKPSSPEIDGHAREELYEQLMAALEAARKQEIERGVTLVGPHRDDLILKLGQLPAKGYASHGESWSYALALRLASYDLLRAEGNEPVLVLDDVFAELDARRRERLAELVAPGEQVLVTAAVDDDVPGVLAGTRYAVSEGTVERV, encoded by the coding sequence ATGCACGTGACGCATCTGTCGCTGGCCGACTTCCGCTCGTACGCCCGGGTCGAAGTCCCTCTCGATCCGGGCGTCACCGCGTTCGTGGGTCCGAACGGGCAGGGCAAGACCAACCTCGTCGAGGCGGTCGGCTATCTCGCCACCCTCGGCAGCCACCGGGTCTCCTCGGACGCGCCGCTGGTCCGCATGGGCGCCGAGCGCGCCGTCATCCGGGCCGCGGTCCGGCAGGGCGAGCGCCAGCAGCTCATCGAGCTCGAGCTCAACCCGGGCAAGGCGAACCGCGCCAGGATCAACCGATCCTCGCAGGTCAGACCTCGTGACGTGCTGGGCATCGTGCGCACGGTCCTGTTCGCGCCGGAGGACCTCGCGCTCGTCAAGGGCGACCCCGGCGAGCGCCGCCGCTTCCTCGACGAACTGATCACCGCCCGCTCCCCGCGCATGGCCGGCGTGCGGTCCGACTACGACCGCGTACTCAAGCAGCGCAACACGCTCCTCAAGTCGGCCGCGCTCGCCCGCAGGCACGGCGGCCGGTCAATGGACCTGTCGACCCTCGACGTGTGGGACCAGCACCTCGCGCGCGTGGGCGCCGAGCTGCTCGCGCAGCGGTTCGACCTGATCGCCACGCTCCAGCCGCTCGCCGACAAGGCGTACGAGCAGTTGGCGCCCGGCGGCGGCCCGCTCGCCCTCGACTACAAGCCGTCCTCGCCCGAAATCGACGGCCACGCGCGCGAAGAGCTCTACGAGCAGCTGATGGCCGCCCTCGAAGCGGCCCGCAAACAGGAGATCGAGCGGGGCGTCACCCTCGTCGGACCGCACCGCGACGACCTGATACTCAAGCTCGGCCAGCTGCCTGCGAAGGGGTACGCCAGCCACGGCGAGTCCTGGTCGTACGCGCTGGCTCTGCGCCTGGCCTCGTACGACCTGCTGCGGGCCGAGGGGAACGAGCCGGTGCTCGTGCTCGACGACGTCTTCGCGGAGCTCGACGCGCGGCGCAGGGAGCGTCTCGCCGAGCTGGTCGCCCCCGGCGAGCAGGTCCTGGTGACGGCCGCGGTGGACGACGATGTGCCGGGCGTCCTGGCGGGCACGCGGTACGCGGTGTCCGAAGGAACGGTGGAGCGGGTATGA
- a CDS encoding DUF721 domain-containing protein, translated as MTEDTSGDAPQKAPEPSGVDLARVALRAAKEQARARGVADQQKKQARRGGGLRSGARADGRDPVAFGAAINRLITERGWEAPAAVGGVMGRWPEIVGEDLAKHSEPLKYDEDERVLTVQCDSTAWAMQLRYLAPTLVARLNEDLGHGTVRLLKILGPNAPARRFGPLRAPGSKGPGDTYG; from the coding sequence ATGACCGAGGACACATCCGGCGACGCCCCCCAGAAGGCCCCCGAGCCGTCCGGCGTCGACCTCGCGCGCGTGGCCCTGCGCGCCGCGAAGGAGCAGGCACGCGCGCGAGGAGTGGCCGACCAGCAGAAGAAGCAGGCCCGGCGAGGCGGCGGACTGAGGTCCGGGGCGCGCGCCGATGGCCGCGACCCGGTCGCGTTCGGCGCGGCCATCAACCGGCTGATCACCGAGCGCGGCTGGGAGGCACCGGCCGCTGTCGGCGGTGTCATGGGCCGCTGGCCGGAGATCGTGGGCGAGGACCTCGCCAAGCACTCCGAGCCCCTGAAGTACGACGAGGACGAGCGTGTCCTGACCGTCCAGTGCGACTCGACGGCCTGGGCGATGCAGCTGCGTTACCTGGCTCCGACGCTGGTGGCGCGGCTCAACGAGGACCTCGGGCACGGCACCGTACGGCTTCTGAAGATCCTTGGGCCCAACGCTCCCGCACGCCGCTTCGGCCCCCTGCGCGCCCCAGGAAGCAAGGGTCCCGGCGACACCTACGGGTGA